A genomic region of Nicotiana sylvestris cultivar TW 137 mitochondrion, complete genome contains the following coding sequences:
- the cox3 gene encoding cytochrome oxidase subunit 3, which translates to MIESQRHSYHLVDPSPWPISGSLGALATTVGGVMYMHSFQGGATLLSLGLIFILYTMFVWWRDVLRESTFEGHHTKVVQLGPRYGFILFIVSEVMFFFALFRASSHSSLAPTVEIGGIWPPKGIAVLDPWEIPFLNTLIPLSSGAAVTWAHHAILAGKEKRAVYALVATVSLALVFTGFQGMEYYQAPFTISDSIYGSTFFLATGFHGFHVIIGTIFSIICGIRQYLGHLTKEHHVGFEAAAWYWHFVDVVRLFLFVSIYWWGGI; encoded by the coding sequence ATGATTGAATCTCAGAGGCATTCTTATCATTTGGTAGATCCAAGTCCATGGCCTATTTCGGGTTCACTCGGAGCTTTGGCAACAACCGTAGGAGGTGTGATGTACATGCACTCATTTCAAGGGGGTGCAACACTTCTCAGTTTGGGCCTCATATTTATCCTATATACCATGTTCGTATGGTGGCGCGATGTTCTACGTGAATCCACGTTCGAAGGACATCATACCAAAGTCGTACAATTAGGACCTCGATATGGTTTTATTCTGTTTATCGTATCGGAGGTTATGTTCTTTTTTGCTCTTTTTCGGGCTTCTTCTCATTCTTCTTTGGCACCTACGGTAGAGATCGGAGGTATTTGGCCCCCAAAGGGGATTGCGGTTTTAGATCCTTGGGAAATCCCTTTTCTTAATACCCTTATTCCCCTTTCATCCGGAGCTGCCGTAACTTGGGCTCATCATGCTATACTCGCGGGGAAGGAAAAACGAGCAGTTTACGCTTTAGTAGCTACCGTTTCACTGGCTCTAGTATTCACAGGCTTTCAAGGAATGGAATATTATCAAGCACCCTTCACTATTTCGGATAGTATTTATGGTTCTACCTTTTTCTTAGCAACTGGCTTTCATGGTTTTCATGTGATTATAGGTACTATTTTCTCGATCATATGTGGTATTCGCCAATATCTTGGTCATCTGACCAAGGAGCATCACGTTGGCTTTGAAGCAGCTGCATGGTACTGGCATTTTGTAGACGTGGTTCGGTTATTCCTATTTGTCTCTATCTATTGGTGGGGAGGTATATGA
- the atp1 gene encoding ATP synthase F1 subunit 1 — translation MELSPRAAELTSLLESRISNFYTNFQVDEIGRVVSVGDGIARVYGLNEIQAGEMVEFASGVKGIALNLENENVGIVVFGSDTAIKEGDLVKRTGSIVDVPAGKAMLGRVVDGLGVPIDGRGALSDHERRRVEVKAPGIIERKSVHEPMQTGLKAVDSLVPIGRGQRELIIGDRQTGKTAIAIDTILNQKQLNSRATSESETLYCVYVAIGQKRSTVAQLVQILSEANALEYSILVAATASDPAPLQFLAPYSGCAMGEYFRDNGMHALIIYDDLSKQAVAYRQMSLLLRRPPGREAFPGDVFYLHSRLLERAAKRSDQTGAGSLTALPVIETQAGDVSAYIPTNVIPITDGQICLETELFYRGIRPAINVGLSVSRVGSAAQLKTMKQVCGSSKLELAQYREVAALAQFGSDLDAATQALLNRGARLTEVPKQPQYAPLPIEKQILVIYAAVNGFCDRMPLDRISQYERAIPNSVKPELLQSFLEKGGLTNERKMEPDTFLKESALAFI, via the coding sequence ATGGAACTTTCTCCCCGAGCTGCGGAACTAACAAGTCTATTAGAAAGTCGAATTAGCAACTTTTACACCAATTTTCAAGTGGATGAGATCGGTCGAGTGGTCTCAGTTGGAGATGGGATTGCACGTGTTTATGGATTGAACGAGATTCAAGCTGGGGAAATGGTTGAATTTGCCAGCGGTGTGAAAGGAATAGCCTTGAATCTTGAGAATGAGAATGTAGGGATTGTTGTCTTTGGTAGTGATACTGCTATTAAAGAAGGAGATCTTGTCAAGCGCACTGGATCTATTGTGGATGTTCCTGCGGGAAAGGCTATGCTAGGGCGTGTGGTCGATGGCTTGGGAGTACCTATTGATGGAAGGGGGGCTCTAAGCGATCACGAGCGAAGACGTGTCGAAGTGAAAGCCCCTGGTATTATTGAACGTAAATCTGTGCACGAGCCTATGCAAACAGGGTTAAAAGCGGTAGATAGCCTGGTTCCTATAGGTCGTGGTCAACGAGAACTTATAATCGGGGACCGACAAACTGGAAAAACTGCTATTGCTATCGATACCATATTAAACCAAAAGCAACTGAACTCAAGGGCCACCTCTGAGAGTGAGACATTGTATTGTGTCTATGTAGCGATTGGACAGAAACGCTCAACTGTGGCACAATTAGTTCAAATTCTTTCAGAAGCGAATGCTTTGGAATATTCTATTCTTGTAGCAGCCACCGCTTCGGATCCTGCTCCTCTACAATTTTTGGCCCCATATTCTGGGTGTGCCATGGGGGAATATTTCCGCGATAATGGAATGCACGCATTAATAATCTATGATGATCTTAGTAAACAGGCGGTAGCATATCGACAAATGTCATTATTGTTACGCCGACCACCAGGTCGTGAGGCTTTCCCAGGGGATGTTTTCTATTTACATTCCCGTCTCTTAGAAAGAGCGGCTAAACGATCGGACCAGACAGGCGCAGGTAGCTTGACCGCCTTACCCGTCATTGAAACACAGGCTGGAGACGTATCGGCCTATATTCCCACCAATGTGATCCCCATTACTGATGGACAAATCTGTTTGGAAACAGAGCTCTTTTATCGCGGAATTAGACCTGCGATTAACGTCGGCTTATCTGTCAGTCGCGTCGGGTCTGCCGCTCAGTTGAAAACTATGAAACAAGTCTGCGGTAGTTCAAAACTGGAATTGGCACAATATCGCGAAGTGGCCGCCCTTGCTCAATTTGGCTCAGACCTTGATGCTGCGACTCAGGCATTACTCAATAGAGGTGCAAGGCTGACAGAAGTACCGAAACAACCACAATATGCACCACTGCCAATTGAAAAACAAATTCTAGTCATTTATGCAGCTGTCAATGGATTCTGTGATCGAATGCCACTAGACAGAATTTCTCAATATGAGAGAGCCATTCCAAATAGTGTCAAACCAGAATTACTACAATCCTTTTTAGAAAAAGGTGGCTTAACTAACGAAAGAAAGATGGAACCAGATACATTCTTAAAAGAAAGTGCTTTAGCTTTTATTTAA